GTATCAAATGCATTAAATTAATTTTTGAAGTTTACTATTAAAATAAACAGAAAAATACAGATAAAAATAATTTTCTTTAAATATAAAGTTAATATCCAATAACAAAATGATGTGGGTGAAATAATAATCAAGAAAAGATGTTTTTTGAAACGAAATTTGATATCTATAAAGTTTCGAAATCTATATTCTCTTTGTTCAATGTATTTTCTTGCACGTAAATTGAATCCTTTTATTGAGTATCGATATTCGTAATTGATTGTAATTTTGTTCCTTTTTAAGGAAAATCTAATTATGTAGTTTAAACAATCATAGGTTTCAGCAGGCGGAATATTTTCCCCCTTCGGCCCTATTTTTCCCGCCAATTGCAGACGATCAAATGCCGAGTAGTAAAGGATTTTATTTGTAAAAATATAAGTTAATAGTTTATCTTTTAAATTTGCTTTTAATTGAGCGAATTGTGATTGAGAGAATTTATATACCTCAATTTCTTTTTCTCTACTTAAGACATTTTCCTCAATTCCATAAGCATAGCTGTAAGATATATACTTTCTATAAATGCAAATTAGTATTATTAAATATAGGTAAGAGAAAATAGTTTCGTCCGAAAAATAAAGTCCAGCTATTCTATTTATAAAATTTGAAATACAATTTAGAATCCAATGCAAAAGTAAATTCTCGATTATGTTTTTTGCATCTCCGATACCAACTGCTAAAGCTAGTAATGAAGTAATGAATGCTAGATTTTCCTTTTTATCTATTTTCATTTATATTTTTGATATGTCGTATAACGAACTAGGCTAACCGACGTAGGCTGACCCTGAGCCTCGTAGAGGCGTTAGGGACTGGCACGTAGTTTGCGGATGCAAACGAGTGACAGAAAGCCTATGTGCCGTAGGCCGAGCGAGGGCGAAGTCCCGAAGCGAAGTGGTTAGCTGCTGTTATACGCAGTAGCGATAGTAGCTGATTGAATTTCAATTTAAATTAATTGTTCAAATCATTTTTTTATATTAAAGACGTGGTCAATTTTAACACGATCGTAATCAAGTATCCATTCATTATATTTTTTATATATGGGTTCTAAGGTTTCTATTGTTTTTGATACTACATCTAAACCTCGGTCATCATAAATTTTGAAAATTATTTTTTTATCTAAATTAACAAAAATTAAATCATCAGTTATTCGTGGAATTTTATTTGGAAAATCTCTATGGATTAGTGCTTCAATTAATTTGAAATAATTAATGTGCTTAGTTGAGGATTGAATATTGGCTTGGATACATAATTTTAATTCGGAATTATGATGGTTTGAATATTTTTTGAAATATACACTTCTATAATTAAGATTTTTGATTTGACTAAAAATGAAATTATTTTTTGAAATTTTCTTTCGTTTATTTTGAGAAATGTTAATGACAACCAAAATATTATCATTTGGTTCGAATGTATTTTCGAATATTAGTAAAGACCTATCAATACATTCTTTAAAATATGAGTCGCTTTCAAATTCGTAATTTGATTGTAGATTAATTCTTAGCCCGTATTCAAAATTATAAAATAATGGTTTTTTTAATTTATCTTTTTTAAAATTTGTAGTTAGGAAATTATTTAAACTGATATTCATTTCATCTATTTGTTATCTTCAAAGTTTATATCTTTGTTTTTAATTTTTGATATTCTGAGCTATTGCGTATAACGAACTAGACTAACCGACGTAGGCTGACCCTGAGTCCCGGAACGGGACGTTAGGGACTGGTCACGACACTTGCGAAGGCAAGGGGAGTGCCAGAAGCCTATGTGTCGCAGACCAAGCGAGGGCTTGTCCCGAAGCGCAGCGGTTAGTTGCTGTTATGCGCAGTTAACGGTCTCTTCAATAAGAGTAAGATTATTATAAAATTTCTATTCTATTATGATTATCTTATTTTTTTCATTTTCAGATTGGTTCGAATAACTTTCTTTTTCGAACCAATTTATATGATTTTTTCTTACTTTGTGAAAGCGCACAATTGGGTTGTCGCTTTTAGAAAGATATATTCTGAAATTATCCTTAGGAAAGTCTTTTTCTAGTTTTACTTTCCACATTTCAGAAATATGTTTTCCTAGGTTCCACGCATCTTTGAAATCAGGATGTTCGCTATCCCAGAATGGCTCATCGGGTAAATCTGCAGAATGGGTAAATAAATCAAGTATGTGTAAGTGATTTATGAAACATTCAGCTTCAATGGGATCTGCTGGAATTTTTTCTACCTTTGAATATTCACATTTAATAAAAATCATTCCATTTTTATCGATAAATTCAGGCCAAAAGTAATCAGATATAATTTTTTGTATCCAACCTACTTGAGCATTATCATTTGGAAGATTACCTTCAAATCCATTCGAAATTCGTTTTTGAGCATTTGATAAAATTTCTTTGTAATCTTCATTAAACATTGCAGAGGTTGTTTTATCAACTTTCGCTGCAAGTTGCTGGATTGTGATATATTCCGAAGGATGTTTGAAGTTCAGCCTATTAGTATCAGCAAAACGAGCAAAAAGTTCGAATAGAATTATTGCTTGATCTTCACTTATTTCTAAAGAATATTTTTTCATTATTTCCTTAAATTTCTACAATGGAAAAGATACTCATTCTTTTTTGTATTTAAGTTTTAATTTTTGACCGTTTATTGCGCATAACGAACTAGGGGAGACGACGTTCCTCGTAGCTGAGCCTCGCAGAGGTGTTAGCGTCGGCGCGTCTTCTTGCGTAGCAAGAAGCGTGACGGAGAGGAATGTGGCGCAGCCCAAGCGAGGCCGTAGAGCCGAAGCGCAGCGTTTCCTCGCTGTTATGCGAAGTATTTTATTTTATAATGCAATTCCTGCATAAAATGATATAACTGAAAATTCAGAATTTCCCATTTTATATTGGTTTCCAAAATATAAATCCTGTATATATTTTAAAGGAAATCCATTAAAGTATACTGGATCAAAAGTATAATGATCTTTGATTTTTCCTGAATTTATAATTCCATATTCGAATTCAATTCCCATTATAAAATTTTCAAAGAATTCTTTTCTATACCCAATTCCCATGGTTCCAAAAAATCTGTTCGAAAATGTAGTGATTTTTGAAAAAGGTTGATACTCAATATTGCGTCCTATATATATAAAATTTTTTTCTTCTTTTGTAAATCCTTTTTCTACACCAGCATTCAAACTACCATAGAAATTATCATAGAAAAAGTATTGAGTTCTAAACATAAAATACTCTCCATATCGGGAATTAGAAAACTCACTAATTTGCCGATAATCAATATAAGATCTATGAGCAAAACTATAATTACTATCCGATTTTTCTCCAATGTTATAGGTAAATCCAACGAAGAATTTATTTGTAATTCCCAAAAGTACGTTTAAATCGAAATCTTCCGTTCTTTTTCTAAAAGAACTGTATTTGTATCTATTTAAAGTATAAGGAGTTGAATATATATGAAGTCTTTTTCGGTTTTGTTCTTCACCTTTTGGTTCAATGTTTTCTTCTGAAAATATTTGGTAGGGTAATAGAAGTAGAAATATAACTAGAATTTGAAAATTCTTCTTATTTTTTTTCATTTTTTGGTTTCTTAATTAAATTTTAAAATATTTCGCATAACGATTGAGCCTTCCCGAAGTTTCCCGCCCTGAGCCTCTGAAAGAGGCGTTAGGAGAAGCGGGAAATTTGCCGTAGGCCGAGCGCGGGCTAGACCCGCAGCGAAGCGTGAAGGCGATGTTAGTTGCAGTGTGCCATTCGAGAATAAAGTATTGATAAGAAAGAACTGGAAGTCCACCCGAAACCTTTAACAAACAGCACAAATTAAATCACTGAAGAGCTTTCTTTGACAAACAAACCCCATGAATGTATATATATTCATAAGGTCTTTGCTTTTATGATAAAAAGCTAAAAAAACAGACTTGGCGAGAAGAAAATACGCACATTGCAACTAACGAAATAGTGGAGACGACGTTCCTCGTAGCTGAGCCTACGTAGTAGGCGTTAGCGTCGGCGCGCCTTCTTGCGTAGCGAGAAGCGTGACGGAGAGGAATGTGGCGCAGCCCAAGCGAGGCCTCGTGCCGAAGCGAAGCGTTTCCACGCTGTTATGCGCTGTAGCGTATTTACTATCTCTTTTTTTCTTCAGTTTTCCAATTTTTTTCTGTTTCATCGATTTTAGTGATATAGTTTAAGTTATATAAACAACTTGAAAAGATAAAACAAAAACTTATTGTCATATACATTTTAAACATATTCAAAAGTCCTTTTGTTCGTTCTGAATGAGAGAGATTACTTCTGGTATGGTTTTTAAAGCAAGATTTTTCATACTTCTATCTAGAGCTAATTGGTAGAAATAATCAGGTTGAAATACTATAGTAGCTTCGCCGACTGCCTTAAATCTTCTTTTGAATGACTTATTTTTAAAATGAACAAAAATATTTATGTCTATAACAGCTATTGCATCGATCACAAAGAAACCTACTTCGGGTTCAATGAACATTTGGTTTACTTGAATTTCAATTTCCGGATTATCATTGGACGGTAGATTAGTAATAGTAAATCCAGAATTTTTGAGTTCGGTAATAAAAAGATTTTTTACGATTTCTTCTGCCTGAGGTTTAATGAAGATGTATCCCCTTTCGATTCCGAATCCATCTTTAAATATTCCTTGAAAAGTAATTTTGTTTCTGGAAAAATTTTTGTAACTTTCAGAATAATTTACTGAAATGGTGATATTCTTGTAAGTTATTTCAGAATAAATAGGGTTTTCGTATTTATATTCGAAGGTTTTACTAGTAAGAATACATCCTAAGTTTATTAGAGAAATTATTAAATGTATTATGTATTTAAATCTACTTAAATTCATTTGTTTTAAATTTAGTTTTCGCTTTCGCTATAGCGCATAACGAACTAGGGGAGACGACGTTCCTCGTAGCTGAGCCTGCGGATGCAGGCGTTAGCGTCGGCGCGTCTTCTTGCGGAGCGAGAAGCGTGACGGAGAGGAATGTGCCACAGGCCAAGCGAGGCCATATGCCGAAGCGCAGCGTTTCCCCGCTGTTATACGCAGTTGGCGATTGGTTATCTATTGCAATAGTAACCTACATCATCGCAAACATCTGAATTTTCTCTTTCTTCAGTACACTTTTCCTTAAATGGATTATACTCTTTGCATTTTATATTTGTAAAAGTACATTTTTTTATATCAAGTTTGTATTTTGATGCAGCGAGATATTTTTCTTGTTCATCCGTAATAAAGCCTTTTATCTGATCTTTCCAAATTAAATTAATAATCTTTATTTTTTGGTTTTTAGATTTATTCTTTTCTTTAATAATGCTTTTTCCCTCGGAATAATCGATCTTTTGTAATTCACTCTCTTTCATTTCTAATTGAATATAATTATTTTTTAAGTTATAGGATCCAGTCAGGATTTTTCTTTCTCCTTGAATGAAATCAATAAATTCATCTTTTAAATTTGATTCTTTATTTGATAAAGTTAAAGTTTTATATATCCCAATCCCATAAGGATTGCATCTAAGGAAAGAGTATGATGATTTCAAAGTTAATTTTTTAGAATTTTTTATTTCGGGTTGCCTAGCAAGAAAGTTATCGAGAACGAAGCCATTCACTTCTTTTACGTAATGCCATGAAGAACTTTTTCCATCAAATATTTCCAGAATTTCCGTCTTCTTTGTATTTATTTTAGTTCCGTAAGGGATTTGGTTAATGATTTCAGAATTTATAGAGGGATTTTTTCTGACATTTAGAATATCCGTCATTGTGTAGTGTATTGAATATCCATCTTCGGAATTTAAAAATTCAAATGATTTGCAATGTATATTTGCTAGTAATATGAGGATGAAAAATAATCTTATTGTTGTTTTTTTCATTGTTTATATTTTTGTTTTCGCCAATTGCGTATAACGAACTAGACTAACCGACGTAGGCTGACCCTGAGTCCCGGAACGGGACGTTAGGGATTGGCACGACGCTTGCGCAAGCAAGAGGAGTGACAAAAGCCTATGTGTCGTAGACCGAGCGAGGGCGCAAGTCCCGAAGCGAAGCGGTTAGTTGCTGTTATGCGAAGCGACTTACTATTTTGTTTTGGCTTCTATTTCTAGTCAAATTTAACGAAAAATAAACTAGATAGTTAGAATGAATAGCAATCGGATAGATTTGAACAAGTTGAAGAACTTGAGCATGACGCAGATGCATCGCAAGTGTATCCTATAAATGAAGAAGGACAACCGCCCGGAGTACCAACAAATTTACATTTTACATTATCAATTCCAGCAGTAGTATCAAAATAAAGTAGTATATCTCTTGTTGTTAAGGTTGTATCACGTAGAATAAAACCACTATTAGGAGTAAATTCAACCGTTACTTTAAATTGATAAGCTTTCGAGGCTGGATAAGAAGTTAAGGTACCACTAAGAAGTCCAGTTGTAGTATTTAAAGTTAGTCCATTGGGTAAAGCAGGTGATATGGAG
This Leptospira terpstrae serovar Hualin str. LT 11-33 = ATCC 700639 DNA region includes the following protein-coding sequences:
- a CDS encoding DUF3885 domain-containing protein, which gives rise to MNISLNNFLTTNFKKDKLKKPLFYNFEYGLRINLQSNYEFESDSYFKECIDRSLLIFENTFEPNDNILVVINISQNKRKKISKNNFIFSQIKNLNYRSVYFKKYSNHHNSELKLCIQANIQSSTKHINYFKLIEALIHRDFPNKIPRITDDLIFVNLDKKIIFKIYDDRGLDVVSKTIETLEPIYKKYNEWILDYDRVKIDHVFNIKK
- a CDS encoding YajG family lipoprotein, encoding MNLSRFKYIIHLIISLINLGCILTSKTFEYKYENPIYSEITYKNITISVNYSESYKNFSRNKITFQGIFKDGFGIERGYIFIKPQAEEIVKNLFITELKNSGFTITNLPSNDNPEIEIQVNQMFIEPEVGFFVIDAIAVIDINIFVHFKNKSFKRRFKAVGEATIVFQPDYFYQLALDRSMKNLALKTIPEVISLIQNEQKDF
- a CDS encoding SH3 domain-containing protein; the encoded protein is MKKTTIRLFFILILLANIHCKSFEFLNSEDGYSIHYTMTDILNVRKNPSINSEIINQIPYGTKINTKKTEILEIFDGKSSSWHYVKEVNGFVLDNFLARQPEIKNSKKLTLKSSYSFLRCNPYGIGIYKTLTLSNKESNLKDEFIDFIQGERKILTGSYNLKNNYIQLEMKESELQKIDYSEGKSIIKEKNKSKNQKIKIINLIWKDQIKGFITDEQEKYLAASKYKLDIKKCTFTNIKCKEYNPFKEKCTEERENSDVCDDVGYYCNR
- a CDS encoding putative Ig domain-containing protein; its protein translation is MLLLGTLPKSATKPASISYDLHDKYTGLSTGSSISKSPLISAPIVSNSNTTIKSFSISPALPNGLTLNTTTGLLSGTLTSYPASKAYQFKVTVEFTPNSGFILRDTTLTTRDILLYFDTTAGIDNVKCKFVGTPGGCPSSFIGYTCDASASCSSSSTCSNLSDCYSF